In Acinonyx jubatus isolate Ajub_Pintada_27869175 chromosome B3, VMU_Ajub_asm_v1.0, whole genome shotgun sequence, a genomic segment contains:
- the CA12 gene encoding carbonic anhydrase 12 isoform X5, giving the protein MPRSLHAAAVLLLLCLNEQPAASAPLHGSKWSYFGPDGEKSWSKKYPSCGGVLQSPIDLHSDILQYDASLVPLGFQGYNVSANEQFLLTNDGHSVRLNLPSDMHIRGLRSRYSAAQLHLHWGNQNDPHGSEHTVGGKHFAAELHIVHYNSDLYANASTASNKSEGLAVLAVLIEMGSFNPSYDKIFRHLQDVKYKGQEVLIPGFSIEELLPERPDEYYRYKGSLTTPPCHPTVLWTVFRNPVQISQEQLLALETALYCTHVDDPSPREMVNNFRRVQNFDERLVYISFRQVSWSENVICEQWSFLNTENVYDDDCQLLF; this is encoded by the exons ATGCCCCGCAGCCTGCACGCCGCCGCCGTCCTCCTGCTCCTGTGCTTAAACGAACAGCCAGCCGCCTCGGCCCCGCTCCACG GATCCAAGTGGAGCTATTTTG GTCCAGATGGGGAGAAGAGCTGGTCCAAGAAGTACCCATCATGTGGGGGCGTGCTGCAGTCCCCAATAGACCTGCACAGTGACATCCTCCAGTACGACGCCAGCCTTGTGCCCCTTGGGTTCCAAGGCTACAATGTTTCTGCCAATGAGCAGTTTCTCCTGACCAACGATGGCCATTCAG TGAGGCTGAACCTGCCCTCGGACATGCACATCCGGGGCCTCCGGTCCCGCTACAGTGCCGCCCAGCTGCACCTGCACTGGGGGAACCAGAATGACCCTCACGGCTCCGAGCACACTGTCGGTGGGAAGCACTTTGCTGCTGAG CTGCATATTGTCCATTATAACTCGGACCTGTATGCCAACGCCAGCACCGCCAGTAACAAGTCAGAAGGCCTCGCTGTCCTAGCTGTTCTCATAGAG ATGGGTTCCTTCAATCCATCTTATGACAAGATCTTCAGGCACCTTCAAGATGTCAAATACAAAG GCCAAGAAGTGCTCATTCCGGGTTTCAGCATTGAAGAGCTGCTTCCTGAGAGGCCTGACGAATACTACCGCTACAAAGGCTCCCTGACCACACCTCCTTGCCACCCCACAGTGCTCTGGACGGTTTTCCGGAACCCTGTGCAAATTTCCCAGGAGCAG CTGCTAGCTTTGGAGACTGCTCTGTACTGCACACATGTGGATGACCCATCCCCCAGAGAGATGGTCAACAATTTCCGGCGGGTCCAGAACTTTGACGAGAGGCTGGTGTATATCTCTTTCCGACAAG tttcctggTCTGAAAACGTCATCTGTGAACAATGGTCcttcttaaacacagagaatgtATATGATGATGACTGTCAACTTCTTTTCTAG